AGTCCTCCAGGCTGCTGAAACCTTTGGCCTTCTCCTTGTGCGCGACCATCGACATGCCGGTGTAGTCGTAGGGAATGGTGAAGTTGACTTTGAGGTTGCGCATGGGCAGAATGCCCATGCCGCCGATGATCACGTCGAACTTGCCGGTGATCAGGGCCGGGATGATGCCGGACCATTTGGTGGGCACGAACTCGACCTTGACGCCCATATCCTTCGCCAGGCGGGTGGCCACGTCGATTTCAAAGCCGACCAGCTGGCCGGTCTTGTCTTTCATCGCCCAGGGGACGAAGGTGTCCATGCCCACCCTGAGCGAACCGCGCTTGAGCACCGCTTCGATGGTGCTTTCGCTGGAGAGCTTTTGTTGCAGTTCACCCGCCGAAGCCGCCGTGGCGGCGCCTAATAGGACTGCGGCGGCGGCCAGCAGAACGGTGGCGCGCATTACCCGTGTTTTCATCGTTGCCTCCTTCCGTGATCGTTGATGTGTCAAGTGAACCATCCGCCGGCCGGACCGGGCAATGGTGCTCAGGTCCTGATTTGCAGACGGGCCTCCATAAAGTTGACCACCGCGGACAGGGCGATGGTGATGATCAGATAGACCGCCGCCACCACAAACCAGACCTCGAAAACCATGAACGTCTCGGAAATGATGGCCTGACCCTGCATGGTGAGGTCGTAGATGGCGATGGTGCTCACCAGGGCGGAGTCCTTGACCAGCGAAATCGCCTGGCTGGTAAGGGGCGGCAGGACCCGGCGCAGCGCCTGGGGCAGGATGACCAGCCGGTAGCAGTAGAGGGTTTTGAGGCCCAGGCTGCGGGCGGCTTCCCACTGGCCGCGCTGGATGGAGACGATTCCGGCTCGCAGAATTTCAGATGCGTAGGCCCCTTCAAAGAGGCTGAGTGCCAGTACGGCCGAGGTGAAGCGGCCGAGCCCCACAATGGGCGCAAGCACGAAATAGATGAAGAAAAGCTGCACCAAAAGCGGGGTGTTGCGCACGATTTCCAGGTAGGTGCGGGCCACGAAGCGGGCCATCAGGGAATCGGAAAGGCGGAAAAAGGCCGTCAGCAGCCCGATTCCAAAGGCCAGCACGAGGCTCACGGCGGTGATCTGAAGCGTGACCAAAAGGCCCGTGATCAGCGGGCCGGCGATCAGGCGACCCTCCTGCAGGACGAAGAAATAGCGGGGAATCTGATACCATTGCCAGTTGTAGCCCAGCTGCTGCGATCCACGGGCGATCAACCAGACGAGGACCGCGACCACCGCCAGAAACTTGAGGCTGTCGCTGAGGGTTTGACGGGTCGGTTTGAAACCGGCCCTGGTTCCTGTGTTATCGGCCACCGGCATTGTCTCGGGTCTCAGAGCGTCATCTTGAAACCCCCCGTTGAAGGGTCGCAGCCAAGGCCGCCAGGGGGTATTAGGCCCTATTCGGGGGTGGGCCGTTGGGCGTGGCAACCTCTTTAGGGCGCGTCCGGGAAACCGCGAAATATCATAGGCCGCCCGCATCGAAGCCGCCGGAACCCACTGTGGCCGGGGGGTTGCTCCCGCCGACCGTTAGCGGCCAAAAAACTAACATCTCCCTCCGGTCTTGTAAAGGGGTGCCGGCACGCCGGCACCAGCACCGCTGCGCGGTGGCGCCCGGCCCTTTTCCCGGGCGACTCTTTACAACTTCAAAAACCGGTGCTTATTATATTAAAAATGAATCAACGGCCCGAGCCGGACACGCCCCGCCGGGAACCGGGCCAAAGCTTCTGCAGCCGGGGCGACGGCGGGGGGCAGGACGCACCAACCGCTGCTTTTCCCGCCGGATCTTGCCGGACTTCGGGCAGCGACCTTCCGAGGAGGGGACATGAGTGCCAGCAATCCTGAGATGGAGGAGGGGGTGGCCACCGAAAGCCGTGAAGAGGTGACCGAGCCACCTTTGTACAAAGTCCTCCTGCACAATGATAACTACACCACGATGGAATTTGTGGTGGAAATCC
The Desulfobacteraceae bacterium genome window above contains:
- a CDS encoding transporter substrate-binding domain-containing protein — translated: MKTRVMRATVLLAAAAVLLGAATAASAGELQQKLSSESTIEAVLKRGSLRVGMDTFVPWAMKDKTGQLVGFEIDVATRLAKDMGVKVEFVPTKWSGIIPALITGKFDVIIGGMGILPMRNLKVNFTIPYDYTGMSMVAHKEKAKGFSSLEDFNRPEVILAAKLGATSVMAAQKFMPQAELRQFDSEAQVYQELLNGRVHAAVGNAPTPAFYAVEHPDTLFMPLAENFTKEPIGFAVRKGDHDTLNFFDNWIRLVTAEGWLKERKHYWFETKDWETLLK
- a CDS encoding amino acid ABC transporter permease, with the protein product MADNTGTRAGFKPTRQTLSDSLKFLAVVAVLVWLIARGSQQLGYNWQWYQIPRYFFVLQEGRLIAGPLITGLLVTLQITAVSLVLAFGIGLLTAFFRLSDSLMARFVARTYLEIVRNTPLLVQLFFIYFVLAPIVGLGRFTSAVLALSLFEGAYASEILRAGIVSIQRGQWEAARSLGLKTLYCYRLVILPQALRRVLPPLTSQAISLVKDSALVSTIAIYDLTMQGQAIISETFMVFEVWFVVAAVYLIITIALSAVVNFMEARLQIRT